From a region of the Bradyrhizobium guangdongense genome:
- a CDS encoding electron transfer flavoprotein subunit alpha/FixB family protein, which yields MTALLIAEHEQEVLKDSTNKALTAASQLGGDVHVLVAGGGQGTKAAAEVAAKLAGVAKVLVAEGEAYAHDLAEPLAALIVSLAPSYDAIVAPATSRFKNVMPRVAALLDVMQVSEITKVVAPDTYERPIYAGNAIQTVKSKDAKKVITVRTSTFAAAAAGGNAPVESVAAAADPGLSTFVGEEVAKSDRPELTSAKIIVSGGRAMQSRENFAKYIEPLADKLGAGVGASRAAVDAGYAPNDWQVGQTGKVVAPELYVAVGISGAIQHLAGMKDSKVIVAINKDEDAPIFQVADYGLVADLYQAVPELTDALS from the coding sequence ATGACTGCGTTGTTGATTGCTGAACACGAACAGGAGGTCCTCAAGGACTCCACCAACAAGGCGCTGACCGCGGCGTCCCAGCTCGGCGGCGACGTCCACGTGCTGGTCGCTGGCGGCGGGCAGGGCACCAAGGCTGCGGCCGAGGTCGCCGCGAAGCTCGCTGGTGTTGCCAAGGTGCTGGTCGCCGAAGGCGAGGCCTACGCGCACGATCTGGCCGAGCCGCTGGCCGCGCTGATCGTTTCGCTGGCCCCGTCCTACGATGCGATCGTCGCGCCCGCGACCTCGCGCTTCAAGAACGTGATGCCGCGCGTCGCGGCGCTGCTCGACGTCATGCAGGTCTCGGAGATCACCAAGGTGGTCGCGCCCGACACCTATGAGCGTCCGATCTATGCCGGCAACGCCATCCAGACGGTGAAGTCGAAGGACGCCAAGAAGGTCATCACGGTCCGCACCTCGACCTTTGCGGCGGCAGCTGCCGGTGGCAACGCGCCGGTCGAAAGCGTCGCTGCCGCGGCCGATCCCGGCCTGTCGACCTTTGTCGGTGAGGAAGTTGCCAAGAGCGACCGTCCCGAGCTGACCTCGGCCAAGATCATCGTCTCTGGTGGCCGGGCCATGCAGAGCCGCGAGAACTTCGCCAAATACATCGAGCCGCTCGCCGACAAGCTGGGCGCCGGCGTCGGTGCCTCGCGTGCGGCGGTGGACGCCGGCTATGCGCCGAACGACTGGCAGGTCGGCCAGACCGGCAAGGTCGTGGCCCCCGAGCTCTATGTCGCCGTCGGCATTTCCGGTGCGATCCAGCATCTGGCCGGCATGAAGGACTCCAAGGTGATCGTCGCGATCAACAAGGACGAGGACGCGCCGATCTTCCAGGTGGCCGATTACGGCCTGGTCGCCGACCTCTACCAGGCGGTTCCGGAGCTGACCGACGCGCTCTCATAA
- a CDS encoding tyrosine-type recombinase/integrase — translation MAEISPLRRRMIEDMTVRNLSPATQQSYLNAVAKLSRYFGRSPDRLDLEDIRAFQVHLVATGMSWPALNQIVCALRFFYGVTLGHDTVPERIAYARQPRKLPVVLSADEVVRFLEAVPSLKSRTALTTVYAAGLRVSELVLLKVVDIDSQRMLIRVEHGKGGKDRYVMLSPQLLRILRTYWRLTRPKRWLFPGRDDERPLVPNVLHAACRSACAAAGLSKSVTVHTLRHTFATHLLESGADVRIIQVLLGHASLASTARYTQVATKTISNTPSPLDRLHLEVVPPG, via the coding sequence ATGGCTGAGATCAGCCCACTTCGCCGCCGCATGATCGAGGACATGACGGTCCGCAATCTGTCACCGGCGACGCAGCAATCCTACCTCAACGCCGTAGCGAAGTTGAGCCGGTATTTCGGTCGCTCTCCCGACCGCCTTGACCTGGAGGATATCCGTGCCTTCCAGGTTCATCTGGTGGCGACGGGGATGTCCTGGCCGGCGCTGAACCAGATCGTGTGCGCGCTGCGGTTCTTCTACGGTGTGACGCTTGGTCATGACACCGTTCCGGAGCGCATCGCCTATGCGCGCCAACCGCGCAAACTTCCGGTCGTGCTGAGCGCCGACGAGGTCGTGCGCTTCCTGGAAGCAGTCCCGAGCCTGAAGAGCCGTACCGCGCTGACCACGGTCTATGCCGCCGGACTACGCGTATCGGAACTGGTCCTCTTGAAGGTTGTCGACATCGACAGCCAACGGATGCTGATCCGGGTCGAGCACGGGAAGGGCGGCAAGGACCGTTACGTTATGCTCTCGCCGCAGCTTTTGAGGATTCTGCGGACGTATTGGCGGCTCACTCGGCCAAAGCGATGGTTGTTTCCCGGCCGCGACGACGAGCGTCCGCTCGTCCCGAACGTGCTGCACGCCGCCTGCCGTTCAGCTTGTGCGGCGGCCGGCTTGAGCAAGTCGGTGACGGTGCACACGTTGCGGCACACATTCGCGACCCATCTCCTGGAGAGCGGGGCCGACGTGCGCATCATCCAGGTGCTGCTCGGCCATGCCAGCCTGGCCAGCACGGCGCGCTATACCCAGGTCGCCACCAAGACCATCAGCAATACGCCAAGTCCGCTGGACCGGCTCCACCTGGAGGTCGTGCCGCCCGGCTGA
- a CDS encoding IS91 family transposase, producing the protein MAPVLEVADIFRRHGEVFRQARAEHLGRVERRVMGAITACRTAVLGGHVEQCDDCGATRIAYNSCRNRHCPKCQGAARAQWLAERQAELLPVPYFHVVFTMPALAGGIAFQNKAVVYAILFRCAAETLTTIAADPKHLGAQLGVTAVLHTWGQTLQHHPHIHCVVPGGGPSLDGTRWVACRPGFFLPVRVLSRLFRRLFLQELQAAYAAGQLSFFGALAHLTDPAAFAARLNQLRRTDWVVYAKPPFGGPEQVLAYLGRYTHRVAIANSRLISLADGKVSFPWKDYRQNRKAKVMTLDADEFIRRFLLHTLPDGFHRIRHYGFLANGGRNDKIALCRQLLAVRNAPTDQEAGDDPLTTCQIPVCPHCGGTMRRVDVVPRARAHDHPFRCDTS; encoded by the coding sequence ATGGCTCCGGTTCTGGAAGTGGCGGATATCTTCCGCCGCCACGGCGAAGTGTTTCGACAAGCCCGTGCCGAGCATCTGGGCCGCGTCGAGCGGCGCGTCATGGGCGCGATCACGGCATGCCGGACGGCTGTGCTCGGCGGCCACGTCGAGCAGTGCGATGACTGCGGCGCCACACGCATTGCCTACAACTCCTGCCGCAATCGGCATTGCCCGAAGTGCCAGGGCGCGGCGCGCGCGCAATGGCTCGCCGAACGGCAAGCTGAACTCCTTCCCGTACCGTATTTCCACGTCGTCTTCACCATGCCGGCCCTCGCCGGAGGGATCGCCTTCCAGAACAAGGCCGTCGTCTATGCCATCCTGTTCCGCTGCGCAGCCGAAACGCTCACCACCATCGCAGCCGACCCCAAGCATCTCGGCGCTCAGCTCGGCGTGACTGCCGTCCTCCATACCTGGGGCCAGACCCTGCAACACCATCCGCATATCCACTGCGTCGTGCCGGGCGGTGGACCCTCGCTCGACGGCACACGCTGGGTCGCTTGCCGGCCCGGCTTCTTCCTGCCAGTGCGCGTCCTCTCCCGGCTGTTCCGCCGCCTGTTTCTGCAAGAGCTGCAAGCTGCCTACGCGGCTGGCCAGCTGAGCTTCTTTGGCGCTCTCGCCCATCTCACCGATCCCGCTGCATTCGCCGCGCGCCTTAATCAACTTCGACGGACCGACTGGGTCGTCTATGCCAAGCCACCATTTGGCGGGCCCGAACAGGTGCTGGCTTATCTCGGCCGCTATACGCACCGCGTCGCCATCGCCAACAGTCGGCTGATCTCGCTTGCCGACGGCAAGGTGAGCTTTCCCTGGAAGGACTATCGGCAGAATCGTAAAGCCAAAGTGATGACGCTTGATGCCGATGAGTTCATTCGGCGCTTTCTGCTACACACCCTGCCGGACGGCTTCCATCGCATCCGCCACTATGGCTTCCTCGCCAATGGCGGACGCAACGATAAAATCGCTCTCTGCCGTCAACTCCTTGCTGTCCGCAACGCGCCGACTGATCAAGAAGCCGGCGACGATCCCCTCACCACATGTCAGATCCCCGTCTGCCCGCATTGCGGCGGCACCATGCGCCGCGTCGATGTCGTCCCGCGAGCCCGTGCCCACGACCATCCGTTTCGTTGTGATACGTCATGA
- a CDS encoding response regulator transcription factor → MSHDTSIKLSEREKQCLQFAAEGRSSWAIGRELKISENTVNYHKNALRKLATRTRVQGIIKAIRLKLIPDPSQETRRG, encoded by the coding sequence ATGAGCCACGATACGTCAATAAAGCTATCCGAGCGCGAAAAACAATGCCTGCAGTTCGCGGCAGAAGGGAGATCGTCTTGGGCAATTGGGAGGGAACTGAAGATCAGCGAGAATACGGTCAATTATCATAAGAACGCCCTGCGAAAGCTTGCTACGAGGACCCGCGTCCAGGGTATCATCAAGGCGATACGCCTCAAGCTGATCCCAGATCCGTCGCAGGAAACGCGACGAGGATAA
- a CDS encoding phosphosulfolactate synthase → MSEMQSHDDGFVPPARQGKPRKRGMTAVIDYGPDGFGWTGERGVADLLDCAAEYIDFAKIYAMNALLLPKPVVQRIVKLYRDSGVNCYSGGILFEYAYQRNEIDRFSSHLCSIGFTSLEISENYITLNDNERLSFIERFQRLGLSVIYEFGRKNPEQPMRMEELEGLVTSLTNRGVDHIIVEQSEIDMAAKSAPDLLKALAAAPWFERILIEADPYRYPKQHVGLLQDFGPDVNLANIAPGQALRLEGLRRGIGRAVNYSILAE, encoded by the coding sequence ATGAGTGAGATGCAATCGCACGACGATGGCTTTGTTCCCCCCGCGCGCCAGGGGAAACCCCGCAAGCGAGGGATGACAGCGGTTATCGACTACGGTCCGGACGGCTTCGGTTGGACGGGAGAGCGAGGCGTGGCCGATCTGCTTGATTGCGCGGCCGAGTATATCGACTTCGCCAAGATCTATGCGATGAACGCACTGCTTTTGCCAAAACCGGTCGTGCAGCGGATCGTCAAACTGTACCGCGACTCGGGAGTGAACTGCTATTCAGGCGGCATTCTGTTCGAATATGCTTATCAGCGCAACGAAATCGATCGCTTCAGTAGTCATCTGTGTTCGATCGGCTTCACTTCTCTGGAGATTTCGGAAAATTACATCACGCTGAACGACAACGAGCGTCTTTCGTTCATCGAGCGCTTTCAGCGCCTTGGGCTTTCGGTTATCTACGAATTTGGGCGTAAGAACCCCGAGCAGCCGATGCGGATGGAAGAACTTGAAGGTCTCGTCACTTCGTTAACCAATCGAGGCGTCGACCATATTATCGTGGAGCAGTCCGAGATAGACATGGCTGCAAAAAGCGCGCCCGATCTGCTCAAGGCGCTGGCGGCCGCGCCTTGGTTCGAACGAATTTTGATTGAGGCTGATCCGTACCGCTACCCAAAACAACATGTCGGCCTGCTGCAGGATTTCGGCCCGGATGTCAATCTTGCCAATATCGCGCCCGGGCAGGCCCTGAGACTGGAGGGTTTGCGTCGCGGGATAGGTCGCGCTGTCAATTATTCCATTCTCGCCGAGTGA
- a CDS encoding 2-methylaconitate cis-trans isomerase PrpF family protein — protein sequence MSFLKLPWWIMGRRFEQHNANVDPVMPSAMNAGGGDQIPIRCTFMRGGSSRGGVFLDDDLPQDEVQRAAVLLAAYGSPDDRQIDGIGGADPLTSKAAVVKLSSRPDAEIEYTFYQVGIDNPSVSTGGNCGNMLAAVGPFAIRRGLIDAVEPETIVRIYNTNTRQVVVSRIPVRDGEPLSDGDCAIAGVPDTGAPIRLDFGNCAGAVSGKLLPTGRAREAISIDGKTIEVSLIDAATPFVFVNAVDVGAVGTESPDALRINEMLMSRLEQVRGWAAVKLGLVTDQAEARTKSPNIPRVIMVSPPRSYSAIGGHEVAASDIDICVRQLAMQRPHKALAVTGAVCTAVACSVPNSVVAAAIGKPLQNVRLGHPSGVLRVASSIAQGASGPIIESAQIERTARIIMDGAVYIRRRKFEELAAALARKIA from the coding sequence ATGTCGTTCCTCAAGCTGCCGTGGTGGATAATGGGCCGTCGCTTCGAGCAGCATAACGCAAACGTCGATCCGGTCATGCCGTCCGCAATGAATGCGGGCGGCGGAGATCAAATCCCGATCCGCTGCACATTTATGCGCGGGGGATCCAGTCGGGGGGGCGTGTTCCTGGACGACGATCTGCCGCAGGATGAAGTCCAACGGGCTGCCGTCCTGCTCGCGGCGTATGGATCGCCGGACGACCGCCAGATCGATGGTATCGGTGGCGCAGATCCACTGACCAGCAAGGCCGCCGTCGTGAAGTTGTCGTCGCGCCCGGATGCCGAGATCGAGTATACATTCTACCAAGTCGGCATTGATAATCCTTCGGTTTCGACAGGTGGCAACTGCGGTAACATGCTTGCCGCGGTCGGGCCGTTCGCTATCCGTCGCGGTTTGATCGATGCGGTCGAGCCAGAAACGATTGTGCGGATATATAACACCAATACTCGGCAGGTCGTGGTATCCCGCATTCCGGTTCGCGATGGTGAGCCGCTGTCAGACGGCGACTGCGCAATCGCCGGTGTGCCCGATACGGGGGCGCCGATCCGTTTAGATTTCGGCAATTGTGCCGGCGCCGTATCAGGCAAGCTATTGCCCACGGGGCGCGCTCGCGAAGCTATATCGATCGATGGCAAGACCATTGAAGTGTCACTGATCGACGCGGCCACACCATTCGTTTTTGTCAACGCGGTCGATGTCGGGGCAGTCGGCACCGAGTCGCCGGACGCGCTACGCATCAACGAAATGCTAATGTCCCGCTTGGAGCAGGTTAGGGGATGGGCGGCTGTTAAACTCGGTCTGGTGACAGATCAAGCCGAGGCCCGCACCAAAAGCCCAAACATTCCGCGTGTAATAATGGTCTCGCCGCCGAGGTCCTATTCGGCTATTGGTGGCCATGAGGTCGCGGCATCGGACATCGATATCTGCGTTCGGCAGCTCGCCATGCAGCGCCCCCACAAGGCGCTCGCCGTCACCGGTGCGGTGTGTACCGCAGTGGCCTGCTCGGTCCCGAACTCGGTAGTTGCGGCAGCCATCGGCAAGCCGTTGCAGAACGTCCGACTTGGCCATCCGAGCGGCGTGCTGCGAGTAGCCTCGAGTATCGCTCAGGGAGCAAGTGGCCCGATCATCGAGAGCGCGCAAATCGAGCGTACGGCACGGATCATTATGGATGGGGCCGTGTATATTCGCCGACGGAAGTTTGAGGAGCTGGCCGCTGCTCTGGCCAGAAAGATAGCTTGA
- a CDS encoding MmgE/PrpD family protein gives MTSVSTPQQSEALIGLTMRFAEHVALLKFEEIPADVSNKAKLILRDGVGNEIAASAISEPANKVIELVKEWAGTPQSTIIGHGMKVPTPNAALVNAMMGHGIELDDAHGSGLIKAGSVLVPAAFAISELSGASGKDVLTAVVAGYDVAIRIAKAINPGHRQRGYHTTGTVSAIGAAAMCAKLLGCNAEQIAWAIGLACMQSAGIQSYLDDPCMAKPFSPGKSAFNGVLAAIMASRGFSGPKKVLESREGFLNAFTDSVRLDDLQDNLGKHFAIMEVGFKPHAACRYAHGPIDLAQDAFALDGVRLDNVDRVTVHMSELAIRQASKPKVTNLNAAMGSTQFSIALALASGKNGLKEYWDGYKQAAVHEGMGKIELQKEAAYGLGGRQAQIDIALKNGKVVTRSSLEPKGEPSNPLTSDELEAKFLAMTTMVIEEKQARRISDLMMSLEKQPKADVVPQAAVVDNGPSLRAA, from the coding sequence ATGACCTCTGTGTCGACCCCCCAGCAATCTGAGGCCCTCATCGGCCTAACGATGCGTTTCGCTGAGCACGTTGCTTTGCTCAAGTTCGAGGAAATTCCCGCTGACGTCAGCAACAAGGCGAAGCTGATCCTGCGCGATGGCGTTGGTAATGAAATTGCTGCATCCGCTATCAGCGAGCCAGCAAATAAAGTCATCGAGCTTGTCAAAGAGTGGGCCGGCACGCCGCAGAGCACCATCATTGGCCATGGCATGAAAGTGCCGACGCCCAATGCTGCGCTCGTTAATGCGATGATGGGGCACGGAATCGAGCTGGACGACGCGCATGGCTCTGGATTGATAAAGGCCGGTTCCGTTCTCGTTCCGGCAGCCTTTGCAATTTCGGAACTGTCGGGCGCTTCAGGTAAAGACGTCCTCACGGCGGTTGTTGCAGGCTATGACGTGGCAATCCGAATCGCGAAAGCGATCAATCCCGGTCACCGCCAGCGCGGTTATCACACGACTGGAACCGTTTCAGCCATCGGTGCTGCTGCTATGTGCGCGAAGCTTCTGGGCTGCAATGCTGAACAGATCGCCTGGGCCATCGGATTGGCTTGCATGCAGTCGGCGGGCATTCAGTCATATCTCGACGATCCTTGCATGGCAAAACCCTTTAGCCCCGGTAAGTCCGCCTTTAACGGCGTTCTCGCGGCGATCATGGCGAGCCGCGGCTTCAGCGGTCCTAAGAAAGTGCTAGAGTCGCGCGAGGGCTTCTTGAATGCCTTCACGGACAGTGTCCGCCTCGACGACTTGCAAGACAACCTCGGCAAGCATTTCGCGATCATGGAAGTCGGATTCAAGCCACATGCGGCGTGCCGATATGCCCACGGCCCGATCGACCTCGCGCAGGATGCGTTCGCGCTCGACGGCGTGCGTCTCGACAATGTCGATCGTGTTACCGTTCATATGAGCGAGCTTGCGATTCGTCAGGCGTCAAAGCCAAAAGTTACCAACCTCAATGCGGCGATGGGCAGCACGCAATTTAGCATCGCGCTGGCGTTGGCCTCCGGAAAGAATGGCCTGAAGGAATATTGGGACGGCTACAAGCAGGCGGCTGTCCACGAGGGCATGGGGAAGATCGAGTTGCAGAAGGAGGCGGCCTATGGACTGGGCGGACGTCAGGCTCAGATCGACATCGCGCTGAAGAACGGCAAAGTCGTGACTCGCAGCTCCCTCGAGCCGAAGGGTGAACCGTCCAATCCTCTCACCTCCGACGAGCTGGAAGCGAAGTTCTTGGCGATGACGACTATGGTGATCGAAGAGAAGCAAGCACGTCGAATCAGCGACCTCATGATGTCGCTCGAAAAGCAACCCAAGGCCGATGTCGTTCCTCAAGCTGCCGTGGTGGATAATGGGCCGTCGCTTCGAGCAGCATAA
- a CDS encoding Bug family tripartite tricarboxylate transporter substrate binding protein, which produces MANAPFARSASYPTRTIRLVCPFPAGGVVDVLSRSLGQTLSTELGQTVIVDNRAGAGGMIGSLEVARANPDGHTLLFNSSSLVQAPAVAAQKLYDAVDDFTTIGSLGRTVMPLVVPALSPANTMEEFVAYARGKRLAYGTFGAGTTSHAFQQLFSDYNKLEMVHVPYKGEAPMLNDLLSNQVACAMGTMSTIAPQIEARTVKALAMLSPDEVDGFANIPTFKNLGYPAEFDWRGGFIGLFGPAKLPAEITDILEKTFTKIVSTSAMQNIMKQNFVVGKPSVGRDAASEVAATQEAWTSLVSRLGLVIN; this is translated from the coding sequence ATGGCCAATGCGCCTTTTGCCCGGTCTGCCAGTTATCCGACCAGAACGATAAGGTTGGTCTGCCCATTCCCTGCCGGCGGCGTTGTCGACGTGCTGTCTCGGTCGCTAGGACAAACCCTTTCGACCGAGCTTGGCCAGACGGTGATCGTGGATAACCGCGCGGGAGCTGGGGGCATGATTGGCTCTTTAGAGGTCGCGCGCGCTAACCCTGATGGCCACACCTTGCTCTTCAATTCGTCGAGCCTTGTACAGGCGCCGGCCGTTGCCGCCCAGAAACTCTATGATGCGGTGGACGATTTCACGACGATCGGCTCGCTCGGCCGGACCGTGATGCCACTCGTGGTCCCCGCCCTGTCTCCCGCCAACACGATGGAAGAATTTGTCGCCTACGCTCGCGGCAAAAGACTTGCATACGGCACTTTTGGCGCCGGCACCACGAGCCATGCTTTTCAGCAGCTATTTTCCGACTATAACAAGCTCGAGATGGTTCATGTGCCCTACAAGGGCGAAGCGCCGATGCTCAACGATCTGTTGAGTAACCAAGTGGCCTGCGCAATGGGCACGATGAGCACGATAGCGCCTCAAATCGAGGCCCGTACGGTCAAAGCTTTGGCGATGCTATCGCCCGATGAAGTCGACGGCTTTGCAAACATTCCGACATTTAAGAACCTGGGCTATCCTGCCGAATTCGATTGGCGAGGCGGCTTCATTGGCCTGTTTGGTCCGGCAAAGCTTCCCGCGGAGATAACGGATATCCTCGAGAAGACTTTTACCAAGATCGTTTCAACCAGCGCGATGCAAAATATCATGAAGCAGAATTTCGTCGTCGGCAAGCCAAGCGTTGGTCGTGATGCCGCCTCCGAGGTCGCCGCGACGCAAGAAGCATGGACAAGTCTTGTCTCGCGGCTTGGCCTGGTTATTAACTGA
- a CDS encoding IclR family transcriptional regulator domain-containing protein has translation MTKLRAEDTERRQAAGRGPDFLEVLSRSLSVIETLGNHREPPTISDLARATDLPKPSVRRILHTLTTLGYAETSGRTFRLTPKVVRFATSYLASGGHAQVLQPACEELSRITGQSCLVGVLDGAEVLVVAYTMPEQLMSRSLGVGTRFPAYCTAAGRVLLGQKTENELTSYLAKLKPVAQTEATQTDKAVIKSEIMAARKRGYSVMEDEFVMGWRTVAFPLYRHDGSIFGTLNLNCKKSPTLTNDEFDRFVGLCGRKAESLKSLLI, from the coding sequence ATGACGAAGTTGCGAGCCGAAGACACCGAAAGACGTCAGGCAGCGGGCCGCGGGCCCGATTTCCTCGAAGTGCTATCGCGCAGCCTGAGCGTCATCGAGACACTTGGCAATCATCGCGAGCCTCCGACTATCAGCGATCTGGCAAGGGCGACGGATCTTCCCAAGCCGAGCGTCCGCAGGATCCTGCACACCCTGACCACGCTTGGCTATGCAGAGACTTCGGGTCGTACTTTCAGGCTGACGCCAAAGGTCGTCCGTTTTGCGACGTCCTACCTTGCGAGCGGCGGTCACGCCCAGGTGCTGCAGCCTGCCTGTGAAGAGCTCTCGCGGATCACAGGACAATCCTGTCTGGTCGGCGTCCTCGACGGCGCAGAGGTGCTCGTCGTCGCCTACACGATGCCCGAACAACTGATGTCGCGATCGCTAGGGGTGGGCACGCGGTTTCCCGCCTACTGCACCGCGGCCGGTCGCGTGCTGCTGGGCCAGAAGACCGAAAACGAGCTCACCTCCTACTTGGCGAAACTGAAGCCGGTCGCACAGACAGAGGCGACGCAGACCGATAAAGCAGTCATCAAGTCCGAGATCATGGCCGCGCGCAAACGCGGCTACAGCGTGATGGAAGACGAGTTCGTCATGGGATGGCGCACAGTTGCGTTCCCTTTGTATCGGCACGACGGCTCGATCTTCGGAACGCTTAATCTCAACTGCAAAAAATCGCCTACGCTGACCAATGACGAATTCGACCGCTTCGTCGGATTGTGCGGACGGAAAGCGGAATCATTGAAGTCGCTTCTCATATGA